A region of Chelonia mydas isolate rCheMyd1 chromosome 7, rCheMyd1.pri.v2, whole genome shotgun sequence DNA encodes the following proteins:
- the LOC102939472 gene encoding zinc finger protein 501 isoform X2 translates to MEPGEESSVPDPQGSEEMEAGADDSAACLSEEEDSDQEGPEMAPSHKMWPGVSKGDVSPGSPWDMAGQSPGIGAQAPDDSGDLEQGLEEFGDIIVHRVTQMGVKPCRYIEGGRSYELNPGLARRLLRLDEKPYECTECGKSFNQSSNLHRHQRTHTGERPYCCPACGKAFSRRSNLAQHQRIHTGERPFHCGDCGKSFSESSYLIRHQRTHTGERPYKCPACGKAFSRSSHLARHQRTHTGERPYLCTDCGKRFGLSSDLATHRRTHTGEKPFRCTDCGKAFSRSSHLVQHQRTHTGERPYRCAQCGKSFCHGSNLLQHQRTHRGERPYRCQQCGKAFSLSSNLIRHQRIHTGERPYRCTDCGRSFVLSSDLLQHHRVHTGERPYQCPDCGKAFSRAAHLAQHRRTHTGERPYHCQHCGKSFSHGSNFIKHQSTHLHGWQPCWPLKEGGEGPQDGGSDKEVEEGQAQP, encoded by the exons ATGGAACCAGGGGAGGAGTCCAGTGTCCCGGATCCCCAGGGCTCAGAGGAAATGGAGGCTGGAGCAG ACGACAGTGCCGCCTGTCTCTCGGAGGAGGAGGATTCTGACCAGGAAGGCCCTGAGATGGCGCCATCCCACAAGATGTGGCCAGGGGTCTCCAAGGGCGATGTCTCGCCTGGCTCCCCATGGGACATGGCTGGCCAGAGCCCAGGCATTGGGGCACAGGCGCCGGATGACTCTGGTGACCTGGAGCAGGGGCTAGAGGAGTTCGGCGACATCATTGTGCACCGGGTGACGCAGATGGGCGTGAAGCCGTGCCGCTACATCGAGGGGGGGCGCAGCTACGAGCTGAACCCCGGGCTGGCCCGCCGGCTGCTGCGGCTGGACGAGAAGCCATACGAGTGCACTGAGTGCGGCAAGAGCTTCAACCAGAGCTCCAACCTACACCGGCACCAGCGCACACACACCGGCGAGCGCCCCTACTGCTGCCCGGCCTGCGGCAAGGCCTTCAGCCGCCGCTCCAACCTGGCGCAGCACCAACGCATCCACACCGGCGAGCGCCCCTTCCACTGCGGCGACTGCGGCAAGAGCTTCAGCGAGAGCTCCTACCTGATCCggcaccagcgcacccacactGGCGAGCGCCCCTACAAGTGCCCAGCCTGCGGCAAGGCCTTCTCCCGCAGCTCCCACCTGGCACGACACCAGCGCACCCACACTGGCGAGCGCCCCTACCTCTGCACCGACTGTGGCAAGCGCTTCGGGCTCAGCTCCGACCTGGCCACACACCGCCGCACCCACACAGGCGAGAAGCCTTTCCGCTGCACCGACTGCGGCAAGGCCTTCTCCCGCAGCTCCCACCTGGTGCAGCACCAGCGTACCCACACCGGGGAGCGCCCCTACCGCTGCGCCCAGTGCGGCAAGAGCTTCTGCCATGGCTCCAACCTGCTGCAGCACCAACGCACGCACCGCGGCGAGCGCCCCTACCGGTGCCAGCAGTGCGGCAAGGCCTTCAGCCTCAGCTCCAACCTGATCCGTCACCAGCGCATCCATACGGGCGAGCGCCCCTACCGCTGCACCGACTGCGGGCGCAGCTTCGTGCTGAGCTCTGACCTTCTGCAGCACCACCGCGTGCACACAGGCGAGCGTCCCTACCAGTGCCCCGACTGTGGCAAGGCCTTCTCCCGTGCCGCCCACCTGGCCCAGCACCGCCGCACCCACACGGGTGAGCGCCCCTACCACTGCCAGCACTGTGGCAAGAGCTTCAGCCATGGCTCCAACTTCATCAAGCACCAGAGCACCCACCTGCATGGCTGGCAGCCCTGCTGGCCCctcaaggagggaggggagggcccTCAGGATGGTGGGTCTGacaaggaggtggaggaggggcaggcacaGCCTTAG
- the LOC102939472 gene encoding zinc finger protein 501 isoform X1 — MEPGEESSVPDPQGSEEMEAGAADDSAACLSEEEDSDQEGPEMAPSHKMWPGVSKGDVSPGSPWDMAGQSPGIGAQAPDDSGDLEQGLEEFGDIIVHRVTQMGVKPCRYIEGGRSYELNPGLARRLLRLDEKPYECTECGKSFNQSSNLHRHQRTHTGERPYCCPACGKAFSRRSNLAQHQRIHTGERPFHCGDCGKSFSESSYLIRHQRTHTGERPYKCPACGKAFSRSSHLARHQRTHTGERPYLCTDCGKRFGLSSDLATHRRTHTGEKPFRCTDCGKAFSRSSHLVQHQRTHTGERPYRCAQCGKSFCHGSNLLQHQRTHRGERPYRCQQCGKAFSLSSNLIRHQRIHTGERPYRCTDCGRSFVLSSDLLQHHRVHTGERPYQCPDCGKAFSRAAHLAQHRRTHTGERPYHCQHCGKSFSHGSNFIKHQSTHLHGWQPCWPLKEGGEGPQDGGSDKEVEEGQAQP; from the exons ATGGAACCAGGGGAGGAGTCCAGTGTCCCGGATCCCCAGGGCTCAGAGGAAATGGAGGCTGGAG CGGCAGACGACAGTGCCGCCTGTCTCTCGGAGGAGGAGGATTCTGACCAGGAAGGCCCTGAGATGGCGCCATCCCACAAGATGTGGCCAGGGGTCTCCAAGGGCGATGTCTCGCCTGGCTCCCCATGGGACATGGCTGGCCAGAGCCCAGGCATTGGGGCACAGGCGCCGGATGACTCTGGTGACCTGGAGCAGGGGCTAGAGGAGTTCGGCGACATCATTGTGCACCGGGTGACGCAGATGGGCGTGAAGCCGTGCCGCTACATCGAGGGGGGGCGCAGCTACGAGCTGAACCCCGGGCTGGCCCGCCGGCTGCTGCGGCTGGACGAGAAGCCATACGAGTGCACTGAGTGCGGCAAGAGCTTCAACCAGAGCTCCAACCTACACCGGCACCAGCGCACACACACCGGCGAGCGCCCCTACTGCTGCCCGGCCTGCGGCAAGGCCTTCAGCCGCCGCTCCAACCTGGCGCAGCACCAACGCATCCACACCGGCGAGCGCCCCTTCCACTGCGGCGACTGCGGCAAGAGCTTCAGCGAGAGCTCCTACCTGATCCggcaccagcgcacccacactGGCGAGCGCCCCTACAAGTGCCCAGCCTGCGGCAAGGCCTTCTCCCGCAGCTCCCACCTGGCACGACACCAGCGCACCCACACTGGCGAGCGCCCCTACCTCTGCACCGACTGTGGCAAGCGCTTCGGGCTCAGCTCCGACCTGGCCACACACCGCCGCACCCACACAGGCGAGAAGCCTTTCCGCTGCACCGACTGCGGCAAGGCCTTCTCCCGCAGCTCCCACCTGGTGCAGCACCAGCGTACCCACACCGGGGAGCGCCCCTACCGCTGCGCCCAGTGCGGCAAGAGCTTCTGCCATGGCTCCAACCTGCTGCAGCACCAACGCACGCACCGCGGCGAGCGCCCCTACCGGTGCCAGCAGTGCGGCAAGGCCTTCAGCCTCAGCTCCAACCTGATCCGTCACCAGCGCATCCATACGGGCGAGCGCCCCTACCGCTGCACCGACTGCGGGCGCAGCTTCGTGCTGAGCTCTGACCTTCTGCAGCACCACCGCGTGCACACAGGCGAGCGTCCCTACCAGTGCCCCGACTGTGGCAAGGCCTTCTCCCGTGCCGCCCACCTGGCCCAGCACCGCCGCACCCACACGGGTGAGCGCCCCTACCACTGCCAGCACTGTGGCAAGAGCTTCAGCCATGGCTCCAACTTCATCAAGCACCAGAGCACCCACCTGCATGGCTGGCAGCCCTGCTGGCCCctcaaggagggaggggagggcccTCAGGATGGTGGGTCTGacaaggaggtggaggaggggcaggcacaGCCTTAG